From the genome of Paraburkholderia flava, one region includes:
- a CDS encoding class I SAM-dependent methyltransferase, giving the protein MSTDDTSDVFLKIYREQSWPSAGSVSGWGSELPNTAQIIRELPGFLRRFFVRSIVDVPCGDFNWMQHVDLTGIDYTGADIVPDLIAANQATYGSANRRFLHLDLLTDPLPDCDLIFCRDCLFHFSHADVFRAFQTFANSRARYVLTTTFTCRTYPRNGDIVTGQWTPINLEMAPYDLPPPRALLIEGSQEGIIYGPDNVTVPQFDRCLGLWEIDTIRERLRQRDAQAGHAQ; this is encoded by the coding sequence ATGTCTACTGACGACACCTCCGACGTCTTCCTCAAGATCTATCGCGAGCAGAGCTGGCCTTCCGCCGGGAGCGTGTCCGGCTGGGGATCGGAGTTGCCCAATACCGCGCAGATCATTCGCGAGCTGCCGGGGTTCCTGCGCCGCTTCTTCGTGCGATCGATAGTCGACGTGCCGTGCGGCGATTTCAACTGGATGCAGCACGTCGATCTCACCGGCATCGACTACACCGGCGCCGACATCGTGCCCGATCTGATCGCCGCGAACCAGGCGACCTACGGTTCGGCGAACCGGCGCTTTCTGCATCTCGATCTGCTGACCGATCCGCTGCCCGATTGCGATCTGATCTTCTGCCGCGACTGCCTGTTCCACTTCTCGCATGCGGATGTGTTCCGCGCGTTCCAGACCTTCGCGAACAGCCGCGCGCGCTACGTGCTCACGACCACCTTCACGTGCCGCACCTACCCGCGCAACGGCGACATCGTGACCGGGCAGTGGACGCCGATCAATCTCGAGATGGCGCCGTACGATCTGCCGCCGCCGCGCGCGCTGCTGATCGAAGGCAGTCAGGAGGGCATCATCTACGGGCCCGATAACGTGACCGTGCCGCAGTTCGACCGCTGTCTCGGACTGTGGGAAATCGACACCATCCGTGAACGGCTGCGGCAACGCGATGCACAGGCGGGCCACGCGCAATGA